In the Flavobacterium sp. J372 genome, one interval contains:
- a CDS encoding sensor histidine kinase KdpD gives MKFSKLNIVVSVGLVAIIGVLTMQLLMLNQAYTFEKKEIGEKIHFALQDVVAKIYRDNSNEPPQTSPIRKVAEDYYVVNVNDAFEAEILDYYLKAEFQKVKLDMDYEYAIYDCGSDEMVYGEYVVAHGPKSPEDKAKCENCFTKRAGLVYYFAVRFPNLKYNYITSLQQYWIYTGVLFLVLVIYVYSVILMLKQKRYSELQKDFINNMTHEFKTPLSSILIASNFAAGQGEIESHPKLKKYLAIIIEQSNKLNQHIERILNVAKADANLTGLEKKEINAVETLSLVQENASLKYPLAEISLETDSKAYFIKADEFHFYNIAYNIVENAIKYGGTSPRIIIKMAQDASGLIISFADNGRGIPSQHIDYVFDKFYRVPRENKKEVGGFGIGLFYVKKICELHKWKISLKNNPGGGLTVIISIPKSSIV, from the coding sequence TTGAAATTCAGTAAATTAAATATTGTTGTATCTGTAGGGCTGGTAGCTATTATCGGCGTACTCACTATGCAGTTGCTCATGCTGAACCAGGCCTATACATTTGAAAAAAAAGAAATAGGTGAGAAAATCCATTTTGCCCTGCAGGATGTTGTGGCTAAAATATATCGTGATAACAGCAATGAACCGCCCCAGACTTCCCCTATCCGCAAAGTTGCTGAAGATTACTATGTTGTAAATGTAAATGATGCTTTTGAGGCAGAAATACTTGACTACTACCTGAAAGCCGAATTCCAGAAAGTTAAACTTGATATGGACTATGAATATGCCATTTATGACTGCGGAAGCGATGAAATGGTGTATGGAGAATATGTAGTGGCACACGGGCCAAAATCTCCTGAAGACAAAGCAAAGTGTGAAAACTGCTTTACTAAGCGTGCCGGGCTGGTGTACTATTTTGCGGTACGTTTCCCCAACCTTAAGTACAATTATATCACCTCATTACAGCAGTACTGGATTTATACCGGCGTGCTCTTCCTTGTATTGGTCATATATGTATATAGCGTAATACTTATGCTGAAGCAAAAGCGGTACAGCGAACTGCAGAAAGATTTTATTAATAATATGACACATGAGTTCAAGACTCCGCTTTCATCAATTCTTATAGCTTCAAACTTTGCTGCAGGCCAGGGTGAAATTGAAAGCCACCCGAAACTCAAAAAATATCTTGCCATTATCATAGAGCAGAGCAACAAGCTGAACCAGCATATTGAACGCATCCTGAATGTTGCCAAAGCAGATGCAAACCTTACAGGCCTGGAGAAAAAAGAAATTAATGCTGTGGAGACGCTGTCTCTCGTTCAGGAAAATGCATCTCTAAAGTATCCATTAGCTGAAATTAGCCTGGAGACAGATAGTAAGGCTTATTTTATTAAGGCAGATGAATTTCACTTTTATAATATTGCCTACAACATTGTAGAAAATGCCATAAAGTATGGAGGTACATCGCCTCGTATCATCATAAAAATGGCACAGGATGCCAGTGGGCTTATAATATCATTTGCTGACAATGGCCGGGGTATACCATCACAGCATATTGATTATGTGTTTGATAAATTTTACCGTGTGCCGCGTGAGAACAAGAAAGAAGTGGGCGGATTTGGTATTGGGCTTTTTTATGTAAAAAAGATTTGCGAACTTCATAAATGGAAGATTAGCCTGAAAAATAATCCCGGTGGCGGACTTACAGTCATTATCTCTATTCCAAAAAGCAGCATTGTATGA
- a CDS encoding response regulator transcription factor produces MKKKILYAEDDATLAFLTADSLEQYYDVTHVTNGKEAFEAFKTGDYDLCVLDIMMPEMDGFDLAEAIRRRDVEVPIIFLSAKTLKEDRIKGLRLGADDYLVKPYSMEELILKIEVFLQRSQKQPAVKNTLCNIGDFTFDPANYTVAKGAEIIQLTERESALLKLFIDNKNTILKRERILTELWGTDDYFLGRSMDVFISRLRKIFKDDETIRIENIPRVGFKLVAP; encoded by the coding sequence ATGAAAAAGAAAATACTGTATGCAGAAGATGATGCTACACTTGCTTTTCTCACCGCAGATAGCCTTGAGCAGTATTATGATGTTACGCATGTAACTAATGGCAAAGAAGCATTTGAAGCATTTAAAACGGGTGATTATGACCTGTGTGTGCTTGATATCATGATGCCTGAAATGGATGGTTTTGACCTTGCCGAAGCCATACGCCGGCGTGATGTTGAGGTGCCTATTATTTTCCTTTCGGCAAAAACACTGAAAGAAGATCGTATAAAAGGCCTGCGCCTGGGGGCTGATGATTACCTGGTGAAGCCTTACAGTATGGAAGAGCTGATCCTTAAGATTGAAGTGTTCCTGCAGCGCAGCCAAAAACAACCGGCTGTAAAAAATACACTATGCAATATAGGCGATTTTACATTTGATCCGGCCAATTATACCGTTGCCAAAGGCGCTGAAATCATACAGCTTACCGAACGTGAGTCGGCATTATTGAAGCTTTTCATAGATAATAAAAACACAATACTTAAACGGGAGCGTATCCTTACAGAGCTTTGGGGTACCGATGATTATTTCCTTGGGCGTAGTATGGATGTTTTCATATCACGCCTACGCAAAATTTTTAAGGATGATGAGACTATAAGGATAGAAAACATCCCAAGAGTAGGATTTAAGCTGGTAGCGCCGTAG
- a CDS encoding c-type cytochrome, producing the protein MKSLITVLVVLVLLGCKSEEKKESLYTAPADTAEGTAAELSPSANLGKEIFDGKGNCFACHKPDQKIIGPSIAEIAKIYKEKNGNIVEFLKGKGEPIVDPSQYEVMKTNFSITKNLSDEELKGLEDYIYNFQAP; encoded by the coding sequence ATGAAAAGTTTAATTACTGTTTTAGTGGTACTCGTTCTTCTTGGTTGCAAATCAGAAGAAAAAAAAGAAAGCCTTTACACCGCTCCTGCTGATACCGCTGAAGGCACTGCAGCAGAGTTGTCGCCATCTGCAAATCTTGGTAAAGAAATTTTTGATGGTAAGGGAAACTGCTTTGCCTGCCATAAACCCGACCAAAAGATAATCGGGCCGAGCATTGCTGAAATCGCCAAAATCTACAAAGAGAAGAATGGCAATATTGTAGAATTCCTGAAAGGTAAGGGTGAACCTATTGTAGACCCATCTCAATATGAAGTGATGAAAACCAACTTCTCAATCACCAAAAATCTTTCTGATGAAGAACTGAAAGGGCTGGAGGATTATATTTATAATTTTCAAGCCCCCTAA